From a region of the Streptacidiphilus albus JL83 genome:
- a CDS encoding IS3 family transposase (programmed frameshift), with amino-acid sequence MVMRVYSSEFKADAVALYLSDPSHTYAQIGTDLGITRETLRNWVGAHRARTEHTGTTRKNMTSTTPAGQDGPDELRERIAALEAELKAVRKDNQKLAQERDILRKATKFFASGDELVSRFAFISAHREDFPVKRLCQVLEVNRSSYYKWCAAAPARAARERADAALAARIREVHAEFDGAYGSPRITAELRETGEAPVNHKKVTRVMRAFGIVGTHLRRRVRTTVPEPSDTVVPDLFGRDFTAPAPNLKYMGDITYLPVGDGEFLYLATVLDCFSRRVVGWSIADHMRTELVADALKMAAATRSDLTGAVFHSDHGAQYTSRQFADLCDELGVTQSMGAVGTSADNAACESFHASLKREILKGARRFAGAAACRQQVFRWLNRYNTKRRHSANGQLSPLAREREHQLQSDTMTLAA; translated from the exons ATGGTGATGAGGGTCTACTCGTCCGAGTTCAAGGCCGACGCCGTGGCGCTGTACCTCTCGGACCCGAGCCACACCTACGCCCAGATCGGCACCGACCTCGGCATCACCCGGGAGACACTGCGCAACTGGGTCGGCGCCCACCGCGCCCGAACCGAGCACACCGGCACCACCAGGAAGAACATGACCAGCACCACCCCGGCCGGCCAGGACGGCCCCGACGAGCTGCGCGAGCGCATCGCCGCGTTGGAGGCCGAGCTGAAGGCCGTCCGCAAGGACAACCAGAAGCTCGCCCAGGAACGCGACATCCTGCGCAAGGCGACGAAGTTTTTCGCCTCGG GAGATGAGCTGGTGAGCCGCTTCGCGTTCATCTCCGCCCACCGGGAGGACTTCCCCGTCAAGCGGCTGTGCCAGGTCCTGGAGGTCAACCGCTCCAGCTACTACAAGTGGTGCGCCGCCGCCCCGGCCCGCGCCGCCCGGGAGCGGGCCGACGCCGCCCTCGCGGCCAGGATCCGCGAGGTGCACGCAGAGTTCGACGGCGCCTACGGGTCCCCGCGCATCACCGCCGAGCTGCGCGAGACCGGCGAGGCGCCGGTCAACCACAAGAAGGTCACCCGGGTCATGCGCGCCTTCGGGATCGTCGGCACCCACCTGCGCCGGCGCGTGCGCACCACCGTCCCCGAGCCGTCCGACACCGTGGTGCCGGACCTGTTCGGCCGCGACTTCACCGCCCCCGCGCCGAACCTGAAGTACATGGGCGACATCACGTATCTGCCCGTCGGTGACGGCGAGTTCCTGTATCTGGCGACTGTGCTGGACTGCTTCAGCAGGAGGGTGGTCGGCTGGTCGATCGCCGACCACATGCGCACCGAGCTGGTGGCCGACGCCCTGAAGATGGCCGCCGCCACCCGCAGCGACCTCACCGGGGCAGTCTTCCACTCCGATCACGGTGCACAGTACACGAGCCGTCAGTTTGCCGACTTGTGCGACGAGTTGGGTGTCACCCAATCCATGGGCGCTGTCGGCACGAGCGCGGACAACGCAGCTTGTGAGAGCTTCCACGCCTCCCTCAAGCGGGAGATCCTCAAGGGCGCGCGCCGCTTCGCCGGAGCCGCCGCCTGCCGCCAACAGGTCTTCCGCTGGCTCAACCGGTACAACACCAAGCGCCGGCACTCGGCCAACGGCCAACTCAGCCCCCTCGCCCGGGAGCGAGAGCACCAGCTGCAGTCGGATACCATGACACTTGCCGCATAA